The Malus domestica chromosome 06, GDT2T_hap1 genome has a segment encoding these proteins:
- the LOC114825492 gene encoding uncharacterized protein, whose protein sequence is MKQKLQLKDDRELEILKAVAQAWYSHSGRSQPMSEFDTRPRNYNGKSPSRFKLEAMRKSSSAGDTKWDFGQSLWDAYEIVAVSKRLETGLVLDELESVARVRQRRRESKHSLRSLFNKISSRRLDEANVPPDDDP, encoded by the coding sequence ATGAAGCAAAAGTTACAGCTTAAAGATGACAGAGAACTTGAAATCCTCAAGGCTGTGGCACAAGCTTGGTACAGCCACTCCGGCCGCTCTCAGCCCATGTCCGAATTTGACACCCGCCCGAGAAATTACAACGGCAAATCGCCATCCCGGTTCAAGCTTGAAGCAATGAGAAAATCATCATCAGCTGGTGATACAAAATGGGATTTCGGGCAGTCACTATGGGATGCTTATGAGATTGTGGCCGTTTCGAAAAGGTTAGAGACAGGGCTAGTCCTTGATGAGTTGGAGAGTGTGGCACGAGTCCGTCAGAGGCGTAGGGAGAGCAAGCACAGCCTTAGAAGTTTATTCAATAAAATATCTTCAAGAAGATTGGATGAGGCTAATGTTCCCCCAGATGACGATCCATAA